A DNA window from Ctenopharyngodon idella isolate HZGC_01 chromosome 8, HZGC01, whole genome shotgun sequence contains the following coding sequences:
- the sema6a gene encoding semaphorin-6A isoform X3: protein MRSQALLLYLTVLQTAGAAFPEDTEPISISHGNYTKQYPAFVGHKPGRNNTQRHKLDIQLIVIMNRTLYVAARDHIYTVDIETANTEEIFFSKKLTWKSRQADVDTCRMKGKHKDECHNFIKVLLQQSDDSLFVCGTNAFNPSCRTYKMDSLDALGDEISGMARCPYDAKHANVALFADGKLYSATVTDFLAIDAVIYRSLGDSATLRTVKHDSKWLKEPYFVQAVDYGEFIYFFFREIAMEYNSMGKVVFPRVARVCKNDRGGSQRVLEKQWTSFLKTRLNCSIPGDSHFYFNILQAVTDVIHINGRDVVMATFSTPYNSIPGSAVCAYDMAEIALAFTGRFKEQKSPDSTWTPVPEEKVPRPRPGVCAGTSSGEKFKVSNEFPDETLNFIKIHPLMDEAVPSIANRPWFLKTMVRYRLTRIAVDNAAGPHRNHTVVFLGSERGIVLKFLAKMRSGFLNDSLFLEELNVYNPEKCSIDGVEDKRIVSMQIDSRSHSLFVAFTSCVVKVPLSRCERHGKCKKSCIASRDPYCGWVSEGACKEITSDTKWSFEQDVEQGNTDGLGDCQNSFVALNDHQHRHQGLSDITQNAPRGVIRETYHRDRDQMVPVTLLAIAVILAFVMGAIFSGIVVYCVCDHHRRRDFELPGRKDKDSVQSRRGSMNSVTKLTGLFETQAKDGRPEAILTPLMHNGRLSNGKMLIKADQHPDLTALPTPESTPMQPRRKPSRGSREWERNQNLINACTKDLSSMGSPVIPTDLPLRASPGHIPSVVVLPLPQHQQAYQHEYVEQPHRGGDLADDQAATLEYKSLKSPCLGLADGEGAPPRVPQREASLSAVVPPAVPQMGKRLDVHSSMYSRGYPMTSGLKKQHNTNSSNSSHMSRNHSFRVETPPPAPQRVDSMHVTSPPPVLGLSRHPSLSSYGSLVRQLKPDVPPKPSLVSLSTKVKSGDPCT, encoded by the exons ATGCGGTCGCAGGCCTTGTTGCTGTATCTCACAGTGCTGCAGACGGCTGGAGCCGCTTTCCCAGAAGACACCGAGCCAATCAGTATTTCACATGGCAACT ATACCAAACAATATCCAGCGTTCGTGGGACACAAACCGGGAAGGAACAACACGCAACGACACAAACTGGACATCCAGCTGATCGTCATCATGAATCGGACTCTCTATGTCGCTGCCAG AGATCACATTTACACAGTGGACATTGAGACGGCCAACACAGAGGAGATCTTTTTCAGCAAG AAGCTGACGTGGAAGTCCAGACAGGCCGACGTGGACACCTGCAGAATGAAAGGAAAACACAAG GACGAATGCCACAATTTCATCAAGGTTCTCCTGCAGCAGAGCGACGACTCTCTGTTTGTGTGCGGAACAAATGCATTCAACCCGTCCTGTCGAACCTACAAG ATGGACAGCCTGGACGCTCTGGGCGATGAAATCAGTGGTATGGCCCGATGCCCGTACGACGCCAAACACGCCAACGTCGCCCTGTTCGCCG ATGGGAAGTTATATTCCGCCACAGTCACAGACTTTCTGGCGATTGACGCGGTGATCTATCGCAGTCTGGGAGACAGTGCGACCCTGAGGACGGTCAAACACGACTCCAAATGGCTGAAAG AGCCGTATTTTGTCCAGGCAGTCGATTATGGCGAGTTCATCTACTTCTTCTTTCGGGAAATCGCCATGGAGTACAACAGCATGGGGAAG GTGGTGTTCCCACGTGTGGCACGCGTGTGTAAAAATGATCGTGGCGGATCGCAGCGCGTCCTGGAGAAACAGTGGACATCCTTCCTAAAGACGCGACTCAACTGCTCAATCCCTGGAGACTCTCATTTCTACTTCAACATCCTGCAGGCCGTCACCGACGTCATCCACATCAACGGACGGGATGTCGTCATGGCAACCTTCTCCACGCCATATAACAG TATCCCGGGCTCGGCGGTCTGCGCGTATGACATGGCAGAGATCGCTCTGGCCTTCACCGGACGCTTCAAAGAGCAGAAATCACCAGATTCCACCTGGACACCCGTGCCGGAGGAGAAGGTGCCCAGACCCAG GCCGGGCGTCTGCGCAGGAACTTCCTCTGGTGAGAAATTCAAAGTGTCCAACGAGTTTCCAGATGAAACGCTGAACTTCATCAAGATTCACCCGCTGATGGACGAGGCCGTGCCATCCATCGCCAACCGCCCGTGGTTTCTCAAGACAATGGTTCG ATACCGTCTCACTCGGATAGCCGTGGATAACGCCGCCGGCCCTCATCGCAACCACACCGTGGTTTTCCTGGGTTCCGAGCGAGGAATCGTTCTGAAGTTCCTGGCCAAAATGCGGAGCGGCTTCCTGAACGACAGCCTGTTTCTGGAGGAGCTGAACGTCTACAACCCAGAGAA GTGCAGCATTGACGGCGTGGAGGACAAACGCATCGTCAGCATGCAGATCGACAGCCGGAGTCACTCTCTGTTCGTGGCCTTCACCTCCTGCGTCGTCAAAGTCCCGCTGTCACGCTGCGAACGGCACGGCAAGTGCAAAAA GTCCTGTATCGCCTCCAGGGACCCGTACTGCGGCTGGGTGTCAGAGGGCGCCTGTAAAGAAATCACATCTGACACAAA aTGGTCGTTCGAGCAGGACGTGGAACAGGGCAACACAGATGGACTGGGCGACTGCCAAA ATTCGTTTGTGGCGCTCAATG ACCATCAGCACAGGCATCAGGGTCTGAGtgatattacccagaatgctcCACGCG GGGTGATCCGTGAGACGTACCACAGAGACCGCGATCAGATGGTTCCCGTGACGCTCCTGGCCATCGCTGTCATCCTCGCCTTCGTCATGGGCGCCATCTTCTCTGGCATCGTCGTCTACTGCGTTTGCGACCACCACCGCCGGCGCGACTTTGAGCTACCCGGCCGCAAAGACAAGGACTCTGTTCAGTCCAGACGAGGCTCCATGAACAGCGTCACCAAGCTGACGGGGCTGTTCGAGACGCAAGCCAAGGATGGCCGGCCGGAGGCCATTCTGACCCCGCTCATGCACAACGGTCGTCTGTCCAACGGCAAGATGCTAATCAAAGCTGACCAGCACCCGGATCTGACCGCCCTGCCCACGCCCGAGTCTACACCCATGCAGCCGCGGCGCAAGCCCAGCCGAGGTAGCCGTGAGTGGGAGCGCAACCAGAACCTGATCAACGCCTGCACCAAAGACTTGTCCTCAATGGGCTCTCCGGTCATCCCGACGGACCTGCCGCTGCGGGCGTCTCCGGGCCACATCCCCAGCGTGGTGGTGCTGCCTTTGCCCCAACATCAGCAAGCCTACCAGCACGAGTACGTGGAGCAGCCCCACCGCGGCGGAGACCTTGCGGATGACCAGGCCGCCACGCTGGAGTACAAGTCCCTTAAGAGCCCGTGTCTGGGCCTGGCGGACGGCGAGGGAGCGCCGCCACGTGTCCCCCAGCGAGAGGCGTCTCTGAGCGCCGTGGTCCCACCGGCCGTCCCGCAGATGGGCAAGAGGCTGGATGTGCATTCGTCCATGTACAGCCGAGGCTATCCCATGACCTCGGGCCTCAAGAAACAGCACAACACCAACTCGTCCAACTCATCCCACATGTCCAGGAACCACAGCTTCCGTGTGGAGACGCCGCCACCCGCCCCACAGCGGGTAGACTCCATGCACGTCACCTCTCCGCCACCGGTCCTCGGACTGTCGCGCCACCCCAGCCTGAGCTCGTACGGCTCTCTCGTAAGGCAGCTCAAGCCCGACGTCCCTCCCAAACCATCACTGGTGTCCCTTTCCACGAAAGTCAAATCCGGCGACCCCTGCACATAA
- the sema6a gene encoding semaphorin-6A isoform X1: MRSQALLLYLTVLQTAGAAFPEDTEPISISHGNYTKQYPAFVGHKPGRNNTQRHKLDIQLIVIMNRTLYVAARDHIYTVDIETANTEEIFFSKKLTWKSRQADVDTCRMKGKHKDECHNFIKVLLQQSDDSLFVCGTNAFNPSCRTYKMDSLDALGDEISGMARCPYDAKHANVALFADGKLYSATVTDFLAIDAVIYRSLGDSATLRTVKHDSKWLKEPYFVQAVDYGEFIYFFFREIAMEYNSMGKVVFPRVARVCKNDRGGSQRVLEKQWTSFLKTRLNCSIPGDSHFYFNILQAVTDVIHINGRDVVMATFSTPYNSIPGSAVCAYDMAEIALAFTGRFKEQKSPDSTWTPVPEEKVPRPRPGVCAGTSSGEKFKVSNEFPDETLNFIKIHPLMDEAVPSIANRPWFLKTMVRYRLTRIAVDNAAGPHRNHTVVFLGSERGIVLKFLAKMRSGFLNDSLFLEELNVYNPEKCSIDGVEDKRIVSMQIDSRSHSLFVAFTSCVVKVPLSRCERHGKCKKSCIASRDPYCGWVSEGACKEITSDTKWSFEQDVEQGNTDGLGDCQNSFVALNDHQHRHQGLSDITQNAPRGLLTTVPPSAGGPLGRGRMVKPKDAPLASDKSDPYMPVSSETQQESAGVIRETYHRDRDQMVPVTLLAIAVILAFVMGAIFSGIVVYCVCDHHRRRDFELPGRKDKDSVQSRRGSMNSVTKLTGLFETQAKDGRPEAILTPLMHNGRLSNGKMLIKADQHPDLTALPTPESTPMQPRRKPSRGSREWERNQNLINACTKDLSSMGSPVIPTDLPLRASPGHIPSVVVLPLPQHQQAYQHEYVEQPHRGGDLADDQAATLEYKSLKSPCLGLADGEGAPPRVPQREASLSAVVPPAVPQMGKRLDVHSSMYSRGYPMTSGLKKQHNTNSSNSSHMSRNHSFRVETPPPAPQRVDSMHVTSPPPVLGLSRHPSLSSYGSLVRQLKPDVPPKPSLVSLSTKVKSGDPCT, from the exons ATGCGGTCGCAGGCCTTGTTGCTGTATCTCACAGTGCTGCAGACGGCTGGAGCCGCTTTCCCAGAAGACACCGAGCCAATCAGTATTTCACATGGCAACT ATACCAAACAATATCCAGCGTTCGTGGGACACAAACCGGGAAGGAACAACACGCAACGACACAAACTGGACATCCAGCTGATCGTCATCATGAATCGGACTCTCTATGTCGCTGCCAG AGATCACATTTACACAGTGGACATTGAGACGGCCAACACAGAGGAGATCTTTTTCAGCAAG AAGCTGACGTGGAAGTCCAGACAGGCCGACGTGGACACCTGCAGAATGAAAGGAAAACACAAG GACGAATGCCACAATTTCATCAAGGTTCTCCTGCAGCAGAGCGACGACTCTCTGTTTGTGTGCGGAACAAATGCATTCAACCCGTCCTGTCGAACCTACAAG ATGGACAGCCTGGACGCTCTGGGCGATGAAATCAGTGGTATGGCCCGATGCCCGTACGACGCCAAACACGCCAACGTCGCCCTGTTCGCCG ATGGGAAGTTATATTCCGCCACAGTCACAGACTTTCTGGCGATTGACGCGGTGATCTATCGCAGTCTGGGAGACAGTGCGACCCTGAGGACGGTCAAACACGACTCCAAATGGCTGAAAG AGCCGTATTTTGTCCAGGCAGTCGATTATGGCGAGTTCATCTACTTCTTCTTTCGGGAAATCGCCATGGAGTACAACAGCATGGGGAAG GTGGTGTTCCCACGTGTGGCACGCGTGTGTAAAAATGATCGTGGCGGATCGCAGCGCGTCCTGGAGAAACAGTGGACATCCTTCCTAAAGACGCGACTCAACTGCTCAATCCCTGGAGACTCTCATTTCTACTTCAACATCCTGCAGGCCGTCACCGACGTCATCCACATCAACGGACGGGATGTCGTCATGGCAACCTTCTCCACGCCATATAACAG TATCCCGGGCTCGGCGGTCTGCGCGTATGACATGGCAGAGATCGCTCTGGCCTTCACCGGACGCTTCAAAGAGCAGAAATCACCAGATTCCACCTGGACACCCGTGCCGGAGGAGAAGGTGCCCAGACCCAG GCCGGGCGTCTGCGCAGGAACTTCCTCTGGTGAGAAATTCAAAGTGTCCAACGAGTTTCCAGATGAAACGCTGAACTTCATCAAGATTCACCCGCTGATGGACGAGGCCGTGCCATCCATCGCCAACCGCCCGTGGTTTCTCAAGACAATGGTTCG ATACCGTCTCACTCGGATAGCCGTGGATAACGCCGCCGGCCCTCATCGCAACCACACCGTGGTTTTCCTGGGTTCCGAGCGAGGAATCGTTCTGAAGTTCCTGGCCAAAATGCGGAGCGGCTTCCTGAACGACAGCCTGTTTCTGGAGGAGCTGAACGTCTACAACCCAGAGAA GTGCAGCATTGACGGCGTGGAGGACAAACGCATCGTCAGCATGCAGATCGACAGCCGGAGTCACTCTCTGTTCGTGGCCTTCACCTCCTGCGTCGTCAAAGTCCCGCTGTCACGCTGCGAACGGCACGGCAAGTGCAAAAA GTCCTGTATCGCCTCCAGGGACCCGTACTGCGGCTGGGTGTCAGAGGGCGCCTGTAAAGAAATCACATCTGACACAAA aTGGTCGTTCGAGCAGGACGTGGAACAGGGCAACACAGATGGACTGGGCGACTGCCAAA ATTCGTTTGTGGCGCTCAATG ACCATCAGCACAGGCATCAGGGTCTGAGtgatattacccagaatgctcCACGCG GCCTCCTCACCACCGTCCCTCCCTCCGCCGGGGGCCCGCTGGGACGGGGCCGTATGGTCAAACCCAAGGACGCGCCACTGGCCAGCGATAAGAGCGACCCGTATATGCCCGTGTCGTCTGAGACGCAGCAGGAGAGCGCCG GGGTGATCCGTGAGACGTACCACAGAGACCGCGATCAGATGGTTCCCGTGACGCTCCTGGCCATCGCTGTCATCCTCGCCTTCGTCATGGGCGCCATCTTCTCTGGCATCGTCGTCTACTGCGTTTGCGACCACCACCGCCGGCGCGACTTTGAGCTACCCGGCCGCAAAGACAAGGACTCTGTTCAGTCCAGACGAGGCTCCATGAACAGCGTCACCAAGCTGACGGGGCTGTTCGAGACGCAAGCCAAGGATGGCCGGCCGGAGGCCATTCTGACCCCGCTCATGCACAACGGTCGTCTGTCCAACGGCAAGATGCTAATCAAAGCTGACCAGCACCCGGATCTGACCGCCCTGCCCACGCCCGAGTCTACACCCATGCAGCCGCGGCGCAAGCCCAGCCGAGGTAGCCGTGAGTGGGAGCGCAACCAGAACCTGATCAACGCCTGCACCAAAGACTTGTCCTCAATGGGCTCTCCGGTCATCCCGACGGACCTGCCGCTGCGGGCGTCTCCGGGCCACATCCCCAGCGTGGTGGTGCTGCCTTTGCCCCAACATCAGCAAGCCTACCAGCACGAGTACGTGGAGCAGCCCCACCGCGGCGGAGACCTTGCGGATGACCAGGCCGCCACGCTGGAGTACAAGTCCCTTAAGAGCCCGTGTCTGGGCCTGGCGGACGGCGAGGGAGCGCCGCCACGTGTCCCCCAGCGAGAGGCGTCTCTGAGCGCCGTGGTCCCACCGGCCGTCCCGCAGATGGGCAAGAGGCTGGATGTGCATTCGTCCATGTACAGCCGAGGCTATCCCATGACCTCGGGCCTCAAGAAACAGCACAACACCAACTCGTCCAACTCATCCCACATGTCCAGGAACCACAGCTTCCGTGTGGAGACGCCGCCACCCGCCCCACAGCGGGTAGACTCCATGCACGTCACCTCTCCGCCACCGGTCCTCGGACTGTCGCGCCACCCCAGCCTGAGCTCGTACGGCTCTCTCGTAAGGCAGCTCAAGCCCGACGTCCCTCCCAAACCATCACTGGTGTCCCTTTCCACGAAAGTCAAATCCGGCGACCCCTGCACATAA
- the sema6a gene encoding semaphorin-6A isoform X2: MRSQALLLYLTVLQTAGAAFPEDTEPISISHGNYTKQYPAFVGHKPGRNNTQRHKLDIQLIVIMNRTLYVAARDHIYTVDIETANTEEIFFSKKLTWKSRQADVDTCRMKGKHKDECHNFIKVLLQQSDDSLFVCGTNAFNPSCRTYKMDSLDALGDEISGMARCPYDAKHANVALFADGKLYSATVTDFLAIDAVIYRSLGDSATLRTVKHDSKWLKEPYFVQAVDYGEFIYFFFREIAMEYNSMGKVVFPRVARVCKNDRGGSQRVLEKQWTSFLKTRLNCSIPGDSHFYFNILQAVTDVIHINGRDVVMATFSTPYNSIPGSAVCAYDMAEIALAFTGRFKEQKSPDSTWTPVPEEKVPRPRPGVCAGTSSGEKFKVSNEFPDETLNFIKIHPLMDEAVPSIANRPWFLKTMVRYRLTRIAVDNAAGPHRNHTVVFLGSERGIVLKFLAKMRSGFLNDSLFLEELNVYNPEKCSIDGVEDKRIVSMQIDSRSHSLFVAFTSCVVKVPLSRCERHGKCKKSCIASRDPYCGWVSEGACKEITSDTKWSFEQDVEQGNTDGLGDCQNSFVALNGLLTTVPPSAGGPLGRGRMVKPKDAPLASDKSDPYMPVSSETQQESAGVIRETYHRDRDQMVPVTLLAIAVILAFVMGAIFSGIVVYCVCDHHRRRDFELPGRKDKDSVQSRRGSMNSVTKLTGLFETQAKDGRPEAILTPLMHNGRLSNGKMLIKADQHPDLTALPTPESTPMQPRRKPSRGSREWERNQNLINACTKDLSSMGSPVIPTDLPLRASPGHIPSVVVLPLPQHQQAYQHEYVEQPHRGGDLADDQAATLEYKSLKSPCLGLADGEGAPPRVPQREASLSAVVPPAVPQMGKRLDVHSSMYSRGYPMTSGLKKQHNTNSSNSSHMSRNHSFRVETPPPAPQRVDSMHVTSPPPVLGLSRHPSLSSYGSLVRQLKPDVPPKPSLVSLSTKVKSGDPCT, encoded by the exons ATGCGGTCGCAGGCCTTGTTGCTGTATCTCACAGTGCTGCAGACGGCTGGAGCCGCTTTCCCAGAAGACACCGAGCCAATCAGTATTTCACATGGCAACT ATACCAAACAATATCCAGCGTTCGTGGGACACAAACCGGGAAGGAACAACACGCAACGACACAAACTGGACATCCAGCTGATCGTCATCATGAATCGGACTCTCTATGTCGCTGCCAG AGATCACATTTACACAGTGGACATTGAGACGGCCAACACAGAGGAGATCTTTTTCAGCAAG AAGCTGACGTGGAAGTCCAGACAGGCCGACGTGGACACCTGCAGAATGAAAGGAAAACACAAG GACGAATGCCACAATTTCATCAAGGTTCTCCTGCAGCAGAGCGACGACTCTCTGTTTGTGTGCGGAACAAATGCATTCAACCCGTCCTGTCGAACCTACAAG ATGGACAGCCTGGACGCTCTGGGCGATGAAATCAGTGGTATGGCCCGATGCCCGTACGACGCCAAACACGCCAACGTCGCCCTGTTCGCCG ATGGGAAGTTATATTCCGCCACAGTCACAGACTTTCTGGCGATTGACGCGGTGATCTATCGCAGTCTGGGAGACAGTGCGACCCTGAGGACGGTCAAACACGACTCCAAATGGCTGAAAG AGCCGTATTTTGTCCAGGCAGTCGATTATGGCGAGTTCATCTACTTCTTCTTTCGGGAAATCGCCATGGAGTACAACAGCATGGGGAAG GTGGTGTTCCCACGTGTGGCACGCGTGTGTAAAAATGATCGTGGCGGATCGCAGCGCGTCCTGGAGAAACAGTGGACATCCTTCCTAAAGACGCGACTCAACTGCTCAATCCCTGGAGACTCTCATTTCTACTTCAACATCCTGCAGGCCGTCACCGACGTCATCCACATCAACGGACGGGATGTCGTCATGGCAACCTTCTCCACGCCATATAACAG TATCCCGGGCTCGGCGGTCTGCGCGTATGACATGGCAGAGATCGCTCTGGCCTTCACCGGACGCTTCAAAGAGCAGAAATCACCAGATTCCACCTGGACACCCGTGCCGGAGGAGAAGGTGCCCAGACCCAG GCCGGGCGTCTGCGCAGGAACTTCCTCTGGTGAGAAATTCAAAGTGTCCAACGAGTTTCCAGATGAAACGCTGAACTTCATCAAGATTCACCCGCTGATGGACGAGGCCGTGCCATCCATCGCCAACCGCCCGTGGTTTCTCAAGACAATGGTTCG ATACCGTCTCACTCGGATAGCCGTGGATAACGCCGCCGGCCCTCATCGCAACCACACCGTGGTTTTCCTGGGTTCCGAGCGAGGAATCGTTCTGAAGTTCCTGGCCAAAATGCGGAGCGGCTTCCTGAACGACAGCCTGTTTCTGGAGGAGCTGAACGTCTACAACCCAGAGAA GTGCAGCATTGACGGCGTGGAGGACAAACGCATCGTCAGCATGCAGATCGACAGCCGGAGTCACTCTCTGTTCGTGGCCTTCACCTCCTGCGTCGTCAAAGTCCCGCTGTCACGCTGCGAACGGCACGGCAAGTGCAAAAA GTCCTGTATCGCCTCCAGGGACCCGTACTGCGGCTGGGTGTCAGAGGGCGCCTGTAAAGAAATCACATCTGACACAAA aTGGTCGTTCGAGCAGGACGTGGAACAGGGCAACACAGATGGACTGGGCGACTGCCAAA ATTCGTTTGTGGCGCTCAATG GCCTCCTCACCACCGTCCCTCCCTCCGCCGGGGGCCCGCTGGGACGGGGCCGTATGGTCAAACCCAAGGACGCGCCACTGGCCAGCGATAAGAGCGACCCGTATATGCCCGTGTCGTCTGAGACGCAGCAGGAGAGCGCCG GGGTGATCCGTGAGACGTACCACAGAGACCGCGATCAGATGGTTCCCGTGACGCTCCTGGCCATCGCTGTCATCCTCGCCTTCGTCATGGGCGCCATCTTCTCTGGCATCGTCGTCTACTGCGTTTGCGACCACCACCGCCGGCGCGACTTTGAGCTACCCGGCCGCAAAGACAAGGACTCTGTTCAGTCCAGACGAGGCTCCATGAACAGCGTCACCAAGCTGACGGGGCTGTTCGAGACGCAAGCCAAGGATGGCCGGCCGGAGGCCATTCTGACCCCGCTCATGCACAACGGTCGTCTGTCCAACGGCAAGATGCTAATCAAAGCTGACCAGCACCCGGATCTGACCGCCCTGCCCACGCCCGAGTCTACACCCATGCAGCCGCGGCGCAAGCCCAGCCGAGGTAGCCGTGAGTGGGAGCGCAACCAGAACCTGATCAACGCCTGCACCAAAGACTTGTCCTCAATGGGCTCTCCGGTCATCCCGACGGACCTGCCGCTGCGGGCGTCTCCGGGCCACATCCCCAGCGTGGTGGTGCTGCCTTTGCCCCAACATCAGCAAGCCTACCAGCACGAGTACGTGGAGCAGCCCCACCGCGGCGGAGACCTTGCGGATGACCAGGCCGCCACGCTGGAGTACAAGTCCCTTAAGAGCCCGTGTCTGGGCCTGGCGGACGGCGAGGGAGCGCCGCCACGTGTCCCCCAGCGAGAGGCGTCTCTGAGCGCCGTGGTCCCACCGGCCGTCCCGCAGATGGGCAAGAGGCTGGATGTGCATTCGTCCATGTACAGCCGAGGCTATCCCATGACCTCGGGCCTCAAGAAACAGCACAACACCAACTCGTCCAACTCATCCCACATGTCCAGGAACCACAGCTTCCGTGTGGAGACGCCGCCACCCGCCCCACAGCGGGTAGACTCCATGCACGTCACCTCTCCGCCACCGGTCCTCGGACTGTCGCGCCACCCCAGCCTGAGCTCGTACGGCTCTCTCGTAAGGCAGCTCAAGCCCGACGTCCCTCCCAAACCATCACTGGTGTCCCTTTCCACGAAAGTCAAATCCGGCGACCCCTGCACATAA